A single genomic interval of Granulicella tundricola MP5ACTX9 harbors:
- the miaB gene encoding tRNA (N6-isopentenyl adenosine(37)-C2)-methylthiotransferase MiaB: protein MSKTFYIETFGCQMNAHDSEKVVGTLEQQGYAQVQDEAEAGLILYNTCSIRDKAEQKVFHRLNEYKKMQGEGKRFAVIGCVAQQEGEKIFDRAPYVSIVAGSASYRNLPGMLERLERGDQRITGLDDKKTTETFETPFVARTNQHRGYITIIEGCDKFCAYCVVPYTRGNERSRSAASVMEEARRMADSGYTEIQLLGQNVNSYRDPSGAKSFAELLHAVGTIPGIRRVRFTTSHPRDFTRDIVEVIDATPTLCDHVHLPVQSGSTRILAAMAREYTREWYLERIAWMKAAKRDISMTSDIIVGFPGETDEDLEDTATLLDAVGYDAIFAFKYSPRPNTPSVSMADSLSDEVKAARLQILLDRQREIQRINYQRHIGQVVEVMVEGHNRQRNQVVGRTSQNKTLNFTTAQPIMPALGSYQMVRITQAFPNSLLGEAQAAL, encoded by the coding sequence GTGAGCAAGACGTTCTATATCGAGACCTTTGGCTGCCAGATGAATGCGCACGACTCCGAAAAGGTGGTCGGCACGCTGGAGCAGCAGGGCTATGCCCAGGTGCAGGACGAGGCCGAGGCCGGCCTGATTCTGTACAACACCTGTTCGATCCGCGACAAGGCGGAGCAGAAGGTCTTCCATCGGCTGAACGAGTACAAGAAGATGCAAGGCGAAGGCAAGCGCTTCGCGGTGATCGGCTGCGTGGCCCAGCAGGAGGGCGAGAAGATCTTCGATCGTGCTCCTTACGTGTCCATCGTCGCTGGTTCGGCTTCGTACCGTAACCTGCCGGGGATGCTGGAGCGGCTGGAGCGCGGCGACCAACGCATCACCGGTCTCGACGACAAGAAGACGACCGAGACCTTCGAGACGCCGTTCGTGGCGCGCACCAATCAGCATCGCGGCTACATCACGATCATCGAAGGCTGCGACAAGTTCTGCGCGTACTGCGTGGTGCCGTACACGCGCGGTAACGAGCGCAGCCGGAGCGCCGCTTCCGTGATGGAAGAGGCTCGGCGCATGGCCGACTCCGGCTACACGGAGATTCAACTGCTTGGGCAGAACGTCAACTCGTACCGCGATCCTTCCGGCGCGAAGAGCTTTGCCGAACTGCTTCATGCGGTCGGGACCATCCCCGGCATTCGCCGGGTGCGGTTCACCACCTCGCATCCGCGCGACTTCACACGGGATATCGTCGAGGTCATCGACGCGACGCCTACGCTTTGCGACCATGTTCATCTGCCGGTGCAGAGCGGCTCGACCCGCATCCTGGCGGCGATGGCGCGGGAGTACACGCGCGAGTGGTATCTGGAGCGCATCGCCTGGATGAAGGCTGCCAAGCGCGATATCTCCATGACCTCTGACATCATCGTCGGCTTTCCCGGCGAGACGGATGAGGATCTCGAAGACACCGCGACGCTGCTCGATGCGGTCGGCTATGATGCTATCTTTGCGTTCAAGTACTCACCCCGGCCGAATACTCCGTCGGTGTCGATGGCCGACTCGCTTTCGGACGAGGTCAAGGCGGCTCGGTTGCAGATCCTGCTCGACCGTCAGCGCGAGATACAACGCATCAACTACCAGCGCCATATCGGGCAGGTGGTTGAGGTGATGGTTGAGGGACATAATCGCCAACGCAACCAGGTTGTGGGACGGACTTCCCAGAACAAGACGTTGAATTTTACGACCGCCCAGCCGATCATGCCGGCGCTGGGGAGCTACCAGATGGTGCGGATCACACAGGCCTTTCCGAACAGCCTCCTGGGTGAGGCGCAGGCGGCTCTCTAA
- a CDS encoding sensor histidine kinase: protein MKPVSTSLILITLLVELGVAAAVSSSLARSKTFRNLLLTTHRTIRQTAQLVTIFSVPLILGVWIRVRVPNFLAADISFEATILLGVLVGPLAATVGGAALAVPALLHGEFWALPVNVAIAAVAGSYKRFAESEDVWSFSPLIDLSIYRWITRNLKRPHLDRQILLLMLITAMEFCTSELSRFYPQRFFELHSSSWLVELAICFCAPVVVGIPLKIWNQIRIERKLEEQSRLLLEARLDALQRQINPHFLFNTLNSITSLVRSQPELAREMIVKLANILRILLKDREAFVPFAEELAFTDDYLDIEVVRFGEKLRVVKEIAPDTLGVVVPSMLLQPLLENSIKHGLEPRIEGGTVTLRSRITDDGRLLVEVEDDGVGMAPERRVAGELRTSGTGIGMRNVKERMEVLYGTSAHVEIESRPGRGTKVSLLMPVLEGGAGGWEMVREAVGNALKGIGR from the coding sequence GTGAAACCTGTCTCGACCAGCCTCATTCTAATCACGTTATTGGTAGAGCTGGGCGTAGCCGCCGCAGTTTCTTCCTCCCTGGCACGCTCCAAAACCTTTAGGAATCTGTTACTTACAACCCATCGCACGATCCGTCAGACCGCCCAACTAGTAACCATCTTCTCCGTCCCCCTGATCCTCGGTGTATGGATTCGGGTGCGGGTTCCCAACTTTCTGGCAGCCGATATCTCCTTCGAAGCGACCATCCTGCTCGGCGTTCTGGTCGGCCCACTGGCTGCGACGGTGGGCGGCGCGGCATTGGCGGTGCCGGCGCTACTCCACGGAGAGTTCTGGGCTCTTCCTGTAAACGTCGCGATTGCAGCAGTTGCGGGCAGCTATAAGCGTTTTGCGGAGTCGGAAGACGTCTGGTCCTTCTCCCCGCTCATTGACCTCAGCATTTATCGATGGATCACTCGCAACCTGAAACGGCCTCATCTCGATCGCCAAATTCTGCTCCTGATGCTCATCACCGCAATGGAATTCTGCACCAGCGAACTCTCCCGGTTCTACCCGCAACGGTTCTTCGAACTCCACTCCAGTTCATGGCTGGTAGAGCTGGCGATCTGCTTCTGCGCACCCGTGGTTGTGGGGATTCCGCTGAAGATCTGGAATCAAATTCGCATCGAACGCAAGCTTGAAGAGCAGTCGAGGCTCTTGCTGGAAGCTCGTCTGGATGCCCTGCAACGACAGATTAACCCGCACTTTCTCTTCAACACCTTGAACTCCATCACCTCGCTCGTCCGGTCCCAGCCGGAGCTAGCACGCGAGATGATCGTCAAGCTGGCCAACATCCTGCGCATTCTGCTCAAGGATCGGGAAGCCTTCGTGCCCTTCGCTGAAGAGCTCGCTTTCACGGACGATTATCTCGATATCGAAGTCGTGCGCTTCGGAGAAAAGTTGCGGGTGGTGAAGGAGATTGCCCCGGACACCCTGGGGGTCGTGGTACCGAGCATGCTGCTGCAACCGCTGCTTGAGAACTCGATCAAGCACGGGTTGGAGCCTCGGATCGAGGGGGGTACGGTCACCCTGCGGAGCCGGATCACCGACGATGGCAGGTTGTTGGTGGAGGTGGAGGACGATGGGGTGGGGATGGCGCCGGAGCGGCGGGTGGCGGGGGAGTTGCGGACGTCCGGGACGGGAATCGGGATGCGGAACGTGAAGGAGAGGATGGAGGTTCTGTATGGGACTTCGGCGCATGTGGAGATTGAAAGCCGGCCGGGAAGGGGGACCAAGGTCAGCTTGTTGATGCCGGTGCTGGAGGGTGGCGCGGGTGGGTGGGAGATGGTTCGGGAGGCCGTGGGGAATGCGCTCAAGGGCATTGGGCGTTAG
- a CDS encoding glutathione peroxidase translates to MRKFYVMLMLLLLNGLAVADAGAPVYNFKLNTIEGEPTTLGAYKGKVLLVVNVASACGFTPQYTALETVYEKYKNKGLVIVGVPANNFANQESGTNAEIREFCSGKFHVKFPMMAKVSVKGDDKTPLYQYLTTAPNIGGEIKWNFTKFLIARNGQPIARFEPAVTPDSPQVISAIESALKP, encoded by the coding sequence GTGCGAAAGTTCTACGTGATGCTGATGTTGTTGTTGCTCAACGGCTTGGCCGTAGCCGATGCCGGCGCGCCCGTCTATAACTTCAAACTGAACACCATCGAAGGTGAACCCACGACGTTAGGTGCCTATAAGGGCAAGGTCCTGCTCGTGGTCAACGTCGCCAGCGCCTGCGGATTCACCCCGCAGTACACCGCGCTTGAGACCGTCTACGAGAAGTACAAGAATAAGGGCCTGGTAATCGTCGGTGTGCCGGCGAACAACTTCGCCAACCAGGAGTCCGGCACCAATGCAGAGATCCGAGAGTTCTGCAGCGGCAAGTTCCACGTGAAGTTTCCAATGATGGCGAAGGTTTCGGTCAAGGGCGACGATAAGACTCCGCTCTATCAATACCTCACCACGGCGCCAAACATTGGCGGTGAGATCAAGTGGAACTTCACCAAGTTCCTCATCGCGCGCAACGGACAGCCGATCGCTCGCTTTGAGCCGGCCGTGACACCGGATTCACCACAGGTCATCTCGGCCATCGAGTCCGCGCTGAAGCCCTAG
- the ribA gene encoding GTP cyclohydrolase II: MPFLSVRQLAEADFPTRWGHFRIYGFEGNVENPEPCNDAIPAPLVRIESAVALVMGDILAAPPVVRIHSQCLTGDVFHSLRCDCRQQLELALARIAQEGAGILLYENQEGRGIGLMAKLQAYALQDQGRDTIEANLELGYEADCRHFELHAEILKLLGVRAVRLMTNNPEKVEALEVGGIKVIERISADVPSEPTNEFYLQTKREKMGHLVG, encoded by the coding sequence ATGCCGTTTCTATCCGTACGACAGCTTGCCGAGGCTGATTTTCCCACCCGCTGGGGCCATTTTCGAATCTATGGATTTGAAGGAAATGTAGAGAATCCTGAGCCTTGCAACGATGCGATTCCGGCTCCTTTGGTAAGAATTGAGTCGGCTGTGGCGCTGGTGATGGGCGATATTCTGGCTGCTCCTCCGGTGGTTCGCATTCATTCTCAATGCCTTACGGGTGATGTGTTTCATTCCTTGCGATGCGATTGCAGGCAGCAACTGGAGTTGGCTCTGGCTCGGATTGCCCAGGAAGGTGCTGGAATCCTGCTTTACGAGAACCAGGAAGGGCGCGGGATCGGACTGATGGCAAAGCTGCAGGCTTATGCGCTGCAGGACCAGGGGCGGGATACGATCGAGGCAAACCTGGAGTTGGGCTATGAGGCTGATTGCAGGCACTTTGAGCTGCACGCCGAGATTCTGAAGCTGCTCGGGGTGCGCGCGGTGCGGCTGATGACGAACAACCCGGAGAAGGTTGAGGCGCTCGAAGTCGGTGGAATTAAGGTCATTGAGCGAATTTCTGCGGATGTTCCTTCCGAGCCGACGAACGAGTTCTACCTGCAAACCAAGCGCGAAAAGATGGGTCATCTGGTCGGTTAA
- a CDS encoding DinB family protein, producing MPEPWLRGTLTEIDAVPRQILHALELAAEDCTRWCDDLTEPELNARPYGLPSVAFHMRHIARSLDRLLTYADDRWLDEDQLAALDTEHDPITREPLFQEFTLGLSEAAQRVRAFNPDRYDQKRSVGRNRLPSTLGGLLVHCAEHTQRHVGQMVTTAKLAVAP from the coding sequence ATGCCCGAACCCTGGCTCCGCGGAACCCTCACCGAAATCGACGCCGTCCCCCGTCAGATCCTCCACGCCCTCGAACTAGCGGCAGAGGACTGCACCCGCTGGTGCGACGACCTCACCGAACCCGAACTGAACGCCCGTCCCTACGGTCTGCCATCGGTTGCCTTCCACATGCGCCACATAGCCCGCTCGCTCGACCGCCTGCTCACCTACGCCGACGACCGTTGGCTCGACGAAGACCAGCTCGCCGCCCTGGACACGGAGCACGACCCAATCACCCGCGAGCCACTCTTTCAGGAGTTCACTCTGGGCCTCTCAGAGGCCGCACAGCGCGTTCGCGCCTTCAATCCGGATCGTTACGACCAGAAGCGCTCGGTAGGCCGCAATCGCCTCCCCAGCACCTTGGGAGGCCTCCTCGTCCACTGCGCCGAGCACACCCAGCGCCACGTCGGCCAGATGGTCACCACCGCAAAGCTGGCAGTCGCCCCCTGA
- a CDS encoding glycine betaine ABC transporter substrate-binding protein, which produces MPLKLFLPALLLLTACAPPRSSRITIGAKNFTEQVVLGELLAQQIEAETHQKVDRRFYLAGSYLCHQALVSGRIDAYPEYTGTALTAILKQPLDRDPARVDETITRLYEDRFHIKVEPSLGFNDTFAMVVRGADAEKHHWKTISDVLPVASTLRLGVGYEFQARPDGLDGLQSTYGLHFGARPRVMDLGLLYRSLASNQVDIVAGNSTDGPIKALGFRILEDDRHYFPPYEAVPLVREDSLAAHPEIQTAMNKLAGKITAEQMQQMNDQVDGKHQDVAEVVRHFRQTHSL; this is translated from the coding sequence GTGCCACTCAAACTCTTCCTCCCCGCACTCCTCCTCCTCACCGCCTGCGCCCCGCCACGCTCCTCCCGCATCACCATCGGAGCCAAGAACTTCACCGAGCAAGTCGTCCTCGGCGAACTCCTCGCCCAGCAGATTGAAGCCGAGACTCACCAGAAGGTCGACCGCCGCTTCTACCTCGCCGGCTCCTACCTCTGCCATCAGGCCCTCGTCTCCGGCCGCATCGACGCCTATCCCGAGTACACCGGCACCGCCCTCACCGCCATCCTCAAACAACCCCTCGACCGCGACCCCGCCCGAGTCGACGAAACCATCACCCGCCTCTACGAAGACCGTTTCCACATCAAGGTAGAGCCGTCCCTTGGCTTCAACGACACCTTCGCCATGGTCGTCCGCGGAGCGGACGCCGAGAAGCACCACTGGAAGACCATCTCGGACGTGCTCCCCGTCGCCAGCACCCTGCGCCTCGGCGTAGGCTACGAGTTCCAGGCCCGCCCCGATGGCCTCGACGGCCTCCAGTCCACCTACGGCCTCCACTTCGGCGCACGCCCCCGCGTCATGGATCTCGGCCTCCTCTACCGCTCCCTCGCCTCCAACCAGGTCGATATCGTCGCAGGCAACTCCACCGACGGCCCTATCAAGGCGCTCGGCTTCCGCATCCTTGAAGACGACCGTCACTACTTCCCACCCTATGAAGCAGTCCCGTTAGTCCGCGAAGACTCCCTCGCCGCCCACCCCGAGATCCAGACCGCCATGAACAAGCTAGCCGGCAAGATCACCGCCGAGCAGATGCAGCAGATGAACGATCAAGTCGACGGCAAACACCAGGACGTAGCCGAAGTAGTCCGCCACTTCCGCCAGACCCACAGCCTCTAA